One Planctomycetota bacterium DNA segment encodes these proteins:
- a CDS encoding DUF5060 domain-containing protein, with the protein MKHALAVCCSALLLPLASIRAGQTAAPRILRVAPSASAVRLFDPLELTVDLDAAFHNPYDPDDIALTATVADRSGRSRTVEGFLYQDYERTLKDGKEQLKPRGERVWKIRYTPTLAGPHLYTVAVKTRGGEARTEAREFVATDSRSPGFIRVSRRNPRYFEYSTGKPYFPIGHNICWADSQLKTYDYDNYFRRMAAAHENFTRIWMCSWSLELEGARLDDYRLDNAWRLDHIVGFARTYGLAFKLCFDNFYDFAQRRHSPYWRAHGGMCDNPADFFTSDEAKTHYRRRLRYIVARWAHAPQIMAWEFWNEMDYAPSERGKLLSRKEPYMLDWTAQMAAELHRTDPYQHLVTNTLAAYTDWPEFWAMPALDFVQLHAYIHDGWEPTPKQYDAAALVLDQAQDFEQFRKPYLIAEFGFHPTGSDNRLNALDRTGIHLHNALWASSLGGAAGAPMLWWWDNYVEPNDLYYHYRALGRFLAGVDWTGQPWQPVRDDERGNLRIVGLRTDAQALLWFQDRRNTWHRRLVKKEPARLLEPFAFRLPGLRPGPYRIEWWDTYNGGTITEAQATADGAGLVLQLSPLVKAPDVACRVEPLIERSERKPAW; encoded by the coding sequence ATGAAGCACGCCCTCGCAGTCTGTTGCTCCGCGCTCCTGCTCCCCCTCGCCTCGATCCGCGCCGGCCAAACGGCGGCGCCCAGAATCCTCCGCGTCGCCCCCTCCGCCTCTGCCGTGCGCCTCTTCGACCCGCTCGAACTCACGGTAGACCTCGACGCCGCCTTCCACAACCCCTACGACCCCGACGACATCGCCCTGACGGCCACCGTGGCCGACCGCTCGGGCCGCTCCCGCACCGTCGAGGGCTTCCTCTACCAGGACTACGAGCGGACCCTCAAGGACGGCAAGGAGCAGCTCAAGCCCCGCGGCGAGCGAGTCTGGAAGATCCGCTACACGCCGACCCTCGCTGGCCCGCACCTCTACACGGTTGCAGTGAAGACCCGCGGCGGCGAAGCCCGCACGGAGGCGCGTGAATTCGTCGCCACCGACTCGCGAAGCCCCGGCTTCATCCGTGTCAGCCGGCGAAACCCCCGCTACTTCGAATACTCGACGGGCAAGCCCTACTTCCCCATCGGCCACAACATCTGCTGGGCCGACTCGCAGCTCAAGACCTACGACTACGACAACTACTTCCGCCGCATGGCCGCCGCCCACGAAAACTTCACCCGCATCTGGATGTGCTCCTGGAGCCTCGAACTCGAGGGCGCCAGGCTCGACGACTACCGCCTCGACAACGCCTGGCGCCTCGACCACATCGTCGGCTTCGCCCGCACCTACGGCCTCGCCTTCAAACTCTGCTTCGACAACTTCTACGACTTCGCCCAGCGCCGCCACAGCCCCTACTGGCGCGCCCACGGCGGCATGTGTGACAATCCCGCTGACTTCTTCACCAGCGACGAAGCCAAGACCCACTACCGCCGCCGCCTCCGCTACATCGTCGCCCGATGGGCCCACGCCCCCCAGATCATGGCCTGGGAGTTCTGGAACGAGATGGACTACGCGCCCAGCGAGCGCGGCAAGCTGCTCTCGCGCAAGGAGCCCTACATGCTCGACTGGACCGCCCAGATGGCCGCCGAACTGCACCGCACTGACCCCTATCAGCACCTCGTCACCAACACCCTCGCCGCCTACACCGACTGGCCCGAGTTCTGGGCCATGCCCGCGCTCGACTTCGTCCAGCTCCACGCCTACATCCACGACGGCTGGGAGCCCACGCCCAAACAATACGACGCCGCCGCCCTCGTGCTCGACCAGGCGCAGGACTTCGAGCAGTTCCGCAAGCCCTACCTCATCGCCGAATTCGGCTTCCACCCCACCGGCAGCGACAACCGCCTCAACGCCCTCGACCGCACCGGCATCCACCTCCACAACGCCCTCTGGGCCTCCTCCCTCGGCGGCGCTGCCGGCGCTCCCATGCTCTGGTGGTGGGACAACTACGTCGAGCCCAACGACCTCTACTACCACTACCGCGCCCTCGGCCGGTTCCTCGCCGGCGTGGACTGGACAGGGCAGCCCTGGCAGCCCGTCCGCGACGACGAGCGCGGCAACCTCCGCATCGTCGGCCTCCGCACCGACGCCCAGGCCCTCCTCTGGTTCCAGGACCGCCGCAACACCTGGCACCGCCGACTCGTCAAGAAGGAACCTGCTCGGCTCCTCGAACCCTTCGCCTTCCGGCTCCCCGGCCTCCGGCCCGGCCCGTACCGCATCGAGTGGTGGGACACCTACAACGGCGGCACCATCACCGAAGCCCAGGCCACGGCCGATGGCGCCGGCCTGGTCCTCCAGCTCTCGCCCCTGGTCAAAGCCCCCGACGTCGCCTGCCGCGTCGAGCCCCTCATCGAGCGCTCCGAGCGCAAGCCCGCCTGGTGA
- a CDS encoding metallophosphoesterase, whose amino-acid sequence MEHEPVEPAPRPPDYVMDLMARAAAMNEQDPCLRGRLLELPRTGELMATGDLHGNLSNFRRITRIADLGHHPQRHILLQELLHAMYADTPDRSYQLLEEAAIYKTVYPGQVHFLLGNHDIAELCGLEIMKQGRSVLSVFNTALQEAYQFNADVIRKAYNRFLRSLPWAAVTAHGILLCHSLPDGKYVHLFDRALFTQATREADIGRDSPAFRMAWGRDIARPTSAAFAERMGVDLIVCGHHPCQKGYTTPNPHLVVIDSKDAHGAYALLPLDRKLSQQDVVSRIKFLNF is encoded by the coding sequence GTGGAACACGAGCCTGTCGAGCCCGCACCCCGGCCGCCCGACTACGTGATGGACCTCATGGCCCGCGCCGCCGCGATGAACGAGCAGGACCCCTGCCTGCGCGGCCGCCTCCTCGAGCTCCCCCGCACAGGCGAGCTGATGGCCACCGGCGACCTCCACGGCAACCTCTCGAACTTCCGCCGCATCACCCGCATCGCCGACCTCGGCCACCATCCCCAGCGCCACATCCTCCTCCAGGAACTGCTGCACGCGATGTACGCCGACACCCCCGACCGCTCGTACCAGCTCCTCGAAGAGGCCGCCATCTACAAGACCGTCTATCCCGGCCAGGTGCACTTCCTGCTCGGCAACCACGACATCGCCGAGCTCTGCGGCCTCGAGATCATGAAGCAGGGGCGCTCGGTCCTCAGCGTCTTCAACACGGCCCTCCAGGAGGCCTACCAATTCAACGCCGACGTCATCCGCAAGGCCTACAACCGCTTCCTCCGCTCGCTCCCCTGGGCCGCCGTCACCGCCCACGGCATCCTCCTGTGCCACTCGCTGCCCGACGGTAAGTACGTGCACCTTTTCGACCGCGCGTTGTTCACCCAGGCCACCCGCGAGGCCGACATCGGCCGCGACTCCCCCGCCTTCCGCATGGCCTGGGGCCGCGACATCGCGCGGCCCACCAGCGCCGCCTTCGCCGAGCGCATGGGCGTAGACCTCATCGTCTGCGGCCACCACCCGTGCCAGAAGGGCTACACCACGCCCAACCCGCACCTCGTGGTCATTGACAGCAAGGACGCCCACGGCGCCTACGCTCTTCTGCCCCTCGACCGCAAGCTCTCGCAGCAGGACGTCGTTTCGCGCATCAAGTTCCTGAACTTCTAG
- a CDS encoding ATP-dependent RecD-like DNA helicase: MSLFKSPEGAESFQGTVERVVFSAPDRAYAVARVRPEGRGGLVTAVGKLLELKEGEVLRLEGRWVTHKTHGRQFEVEHYEVVAPTSARGIQRYLGSGLVPGIGPELAARLVKRFGEATLDVIEHQPERLREVEGIGRKRQQQIIEAYGAQKGLREVMVFLHEYGVSPAVGARIYKTYGSSAISIVRDNPYRLAADIFGVGFRTADRIAANLGIPHDSPQRAAAGVVHALRELGDDGHACYPQRTLAEAASRMLEVPVEQVEAAIEAQRVGGELVVDDAHPLRPVYLPALHAAETGVAQRLAELAATPAPFPPIDAGRAVEWVQRQVRIQLPPGQQDALRKAVASKLTVITGGPGVGKTTVLRCLVEIFQARRLRVALGAPTGRAAKRLAEVTRTDAMTIHRLLKYQPRTSAFEYNERNPLQADVVIVDEASMLDLLLTCHLARALSPQTVLVLVGDVDQLPSVGPGSVLRDVIASGVAAVARLTDIFRQEAHSLIVGNAHRINRGEMPALNGPGEGPARDFFFLERADPEEAAETVLDLVARRLPAAYGLDPVDDIQVLAPMHRGAVGAQALNERLRERLNPAETPGGRGFRPGDKVMQIRNNYDKEVFNGDLGRVLEARPDAGQVIVRLDERELAYGPDELDELVPAYAITIHKSQGCEYPAVVVPILTQHYMMLQRNLLYTAVTRGRRLVVLVGTKRAIAIAVRNDRIRERHSLLRERLANARPHEPFPPED, encoded by the coding sequence ATGTCGCTCTTCAAGTCCCCCGAAGGGGCCGAGTCGTTCCAGGGCACGGTCGAGCGCGTGGTCTTCTCGGCGCCCGACCGCGCGTACGCGGTGGCGCGCGTGCGCCCGGAGGGGCGGGGGGGACTCGTCACCGCCGTGGGCAAGCTGCTGGAGCTCAAGGAGGGCGAGGTGCTGCGCCTCGAGGGCCGCTGGGTTACCCACAAGACCCACGGCCGCCAGTTCGAGGTCGAGCACTACGAGGTCGTGGCCCCCACGAGCGCGCGGGGCATCCAGCGCTACCTCGGCTCGGGCCTCGTGCCCGGCATCGGCCCGGAGCTGGCCGCCCGGCTCGTCAAGCGCTTTGGCGAGGCGACGCTCGACGTTATCGAGCACCAGCCCGAGCGGCTGCGCGAGGTGGAGGGCATCGGACGTAAGCGCCAGCAGCAGATCATCGAGGCCTACGGCGCGCAGAAGGGCCTGCGCGAAGTGATGGTGTTCCTCCACGAGTACGGCGTCTCGCCCGCCGTGGGGGCGCGAATCTACAAGACGTACGGCAGCTCGGCCATCTCGATCGTGCGCGACAACCCCTATCGCCTGGCCGCCGACATCTTCGGCGTGGGGTTCCGCACCGCCGATCGCATCGCGGCCAACCTGGGCATCCCGCACGACTCGCCCCAGCGCGCCGCCGCCGGAGTGGTGCACGCGCTGCGCGAGCTGGGCGACGACGGCCACGCCTGCTATCCCCAGCGGACCCTCGCCGAGGCAGCGAGCCGCATGCTCGAGGTGCCCGTCGAGCAGGTCGAGGCCGCCATCGAGGCCCAGCGCGTCGGCGGCGAGCTGGTGGTGGACGATGCCCACCCGTTGCGTCCCGTCTACCTGCCCGCCCTGCACGCGGCCGAGACGGGCGTCGCCCAGAGGCTCGCGGAGCTGGCCGCTACGCCCGCCCCATTTCCGCCCATTGACGCGGGCAGGGCGGTCGAGTGGGTCCAGCGTCAGGTCCGCATCCAGCTCCCGCCCGGGCAGCAGGATGCCCTGCGCAAGGCCGTGGCCAGCAAGCTCACCGTCATCACCGGCGGCCCGGGCGTGGGCAAGACCACCGTGCTCCGCTGCCTGGTCGAGATCTTCCAGGCGCGGCGGCTGCGGGTCGCCCTCGGCGCGCCCACCGGCCGCGCCGCCAAGCGCCTCGCCGAGGTCACCCGCACCGACGCCATGACCATTCATCGCCTCCTCAAATACCAGCCGCGCACCAGCGCCTTCGAATACAACGAGCGGAACCCCCTTCAGGCCGACGTGGTGATCGTGGACGAGGCGTCCATGCTCGACCTCCTGCTCACCTGCCATCTCGCCCGCGCGCTCAGCCCGCAGACTGTCCTCGTGCTCGTGGGCGACGTGGACCAGCTCCCGTCGGTCGGGCCCGGCAGCGTGCTGCGCGACGTCATCGCCTCGGGCGTGGCCGCCGTGGCGCGCCTCACCGACATCTTCCGCCAGGAGGCCCACAGCCTCATCGTCGGCAACGCTCACCGCATCAACCGCGGCGAGATGCCGGCCCTCAACGGCCCCGGCGAGGGGCCTGCCCGGGACTTCTTCTTCCTGGAGCGCGCCGACCCCGAGGAGGCGGCGGAGACGGTGCTCGACCTCGTCGCGCGCCGCCTGCCCGCCGCCTACGGCCTCGACCCCGTGGACGATATCCAGGTGCTGGCCCCCATGCACCGCGGCGCCGTGGGCGCCCAGGCCCTCAACGAGCGGCTCCGCGAGCGGCTCAATCCCGCCGAGACGCCCGGCGGGCGCGGCTTCCGCCCCGGCGACAAGGTCATGCAGATCCGCAACAACTACGACAAAGAGGTCTTCAACGGCGACCTCGGCCGCGTGCTCGAGGCCCGCCCTGACGCGGGGCAGGTGATTGTGCGCCTCGACGAGCGCGAGCTGGCCTACGGCCCCGACGAACTCGACGAACTCGTGCCCGCCTACGCCATCACCATCCACAAGTCCCAGGGCTGCGAGTACCCCGCCGTGGTCGTGCCCATCCTCACCCAGCACTACATGATGCTCCAACGCAACCTCCTCTACACCGCGGTCACGCGCGGCCGGCGCCTCGTGGTCCTCGTCGGCACGAAACGGGCCATCGCCATCGCCGTGCGCAACGACCGCATCCGCGAACGCCACTCCCTGCTCCGCGAGCGCCTGGCCAACGCCCGGCCCCACGAGCCTTTCCCCCCGGAGGACTGA